The proteins below come from a single Serpentinimonas raichei genomic window:
- a CDS encoding glycosyltransferase family 4 protein has protein sequence MNAPDPFPLLIDDFPRTPRSLRVALVSETYPPEINGVALTMERLVLGLQARQHDLQVVRPRQARSEQPAAQTGLEQVLMRSLPIPNYPQIRFGLPAKSALLRLWSLRRPDLVHIATEGPLGWSALQAARKLKLPVSTDFHTNFHAYSHHYGVGWLQKPIAAYLRKFHNTADCTLVPTVELQAQLQALGFERLLVIGRGVDTQRFHPAKRSAALRAQWGVGERDCVALFVSRLAPEKNLVLLAQAHAAMQQVQPGCKLVVVGDGPARGQLQALAPAALLCGMQTGDELATHYASADVFLFPSQTETYGNVIPEAMASGLAVLAYDYAAAAELIDSGHHGLLAPFGDAAAFIEQARQLAAQPVRAEALRRAARERAQALDWGQIAQQFESLWLRMVSTGPGSA, from the coding sequence ATGAACGCCCCGGACCCCTTCCCGCTGCTGATCGACGACTTTCCGCGCACGCCGCGCTCGTTGCGGGTAGCGCTGGTGAGCGAAACCTACCCGCCGGAAATCAACGGCGTGGCGCTGACCATGGAGCGGCTGGTGCTGGGCTTGCAGGCGCGCCAGCACGACCTGCAAGTGGTGCGCCCACGCCAAGCCCGCTCCGAACAACCTGCTGCGCAAACGGGCTTGGAGCAGGTGCTGATGCGCAGCCTGCCGATCCCCAATTACCCCCAGATCCGCTTCGGGCTGCCGGCCAAGAGCGCCTTGCTGCGGCTGTGGTCGCTGCGTCGGCCCGACCTGGTGCACATCGCCACCGAGGGGCCGCTGGGCTGGTCGGCGCTGCAAGCGGCGCGCAAGCTCAAGCTGCCGGTGAGCACCGACTTCCACACCAATTTTCACGCCTACAGCCACCACTATGGGGTGGGGTGGCTGCAAAAGCCGATCGCGGCCTATTTGCGCAAATTCCACAACACCGCCGACTGCACCCTGGTGCCCACCGTGGAATTGCAAGCGCAACTGCAGGCGCTGGGTTTCGAGCGCCTGCTGGTGATCGGGCGCGGAGTGGACACACAGCGCTTTCATCCGGCCAAACGCAGCGCGGCCTTGCGTGCCCAGTGGGGCGTGGGCGAGCGCGACTGCGTGGCCCTGTTCGTGAGTCGTTTGGCCCCCGAAAAAAACTTGGTCTTGCTGGCGCAGGCCCATGCGGCCATGCAGCAGGTGCAGCCTGGTTGCAAACTGGTGGTGGTGGGCGACGGGCCGGCGCGCGGCCAGTTGCAGGCGCTGGCACCCGCCGCGCTGCTGTGCGGCATGCAAACCGGCGACGAACTGGCCACCCACTATGCCAGCGCCGACGTGTTCCTGTTTCCGAGTCAGACCGAAACCTACGGCAACGTCATCCCCGAGGCCATGGCCAGCGGCTTGGCGGTGCTGGCCTACGACTACGCCGCCGCAGCCGAGCTGATCGATTCGGGCCACCACGGCCTGCTGGCCCCCTTCGGCGACGCGGCGGCCTTCATCGAGCAAGCGCGGCAACTGGCGGCGCAGCCGGTGCGCGCAGAGGCGCTGCGGCGGGCGGCCCGCGAGCGAGCCCAGGCCCTCGACTGGGGCCAGATCGCGCAGCAATTCGAATCCTTGTGGCTGCGCATGGTCAGCACGGGCCCGGGCAGCGCCTGA
- a CDS encoding extracellular solute-binding protein, whose product MAFKKTLLALTLALGAVAASGVAQARTEIQMWMGLTGPNGELLSRFGEDFNRSQTEYRVVVSFRGQYPEQRAAAMAAFRAGNPPHIMQMFDAGSGDMVQSRGAIIPVSEVFQRAGIPFNPADFIAPARGYYGLPNGDLLSMPFNVSTAVLFYNQDAFRRAGLDPNRPPRTWPEMIAAANQIRSTGAAECGFTTTWLAWIMLEQFNARHNQQIGTLNNGRGGAGTVLTVNNPLNQRMIQTLVDLQATRAFSYGGRSNDAAAKFISGQCAMLLQSSGGLAAIQRDGRFQLATAQLPHWPDVQGAPFATTIGGASMWVFNAPNRSANELRGVAMFLDFLRSDRVMTEWARTTGFLPATNSSFRAMQQAGFFTQNPGRDVPILSLIEARQGEHTQGYRFGRWTEIRDIYHEEVERALQGRQTAAQALMNFERRGNAQLRAFERSVN is encoded by the coding sequence ATGGCCTTCAAAAAAACCCTGCTGGCGCTGACGCTGGCCCTAGGCGCAGTCGCCGCATCGGGCGTGGCGCAAGCGCGCACCGAAATCCAGATGTGGATGGGCCTGACCGGCCCCAACGGCGAGCTGCTGAGCCGCTTTGGTGAAGACTTCAACCGCAGCCAGACCGAGTACCGCGTGGTGGTCTCGTTCCGCGGTCAGTACCCCGAGCAGCGCGCCGCTGCCATGGCCGCTTTCCGCGCCGGCAACCCGCCGCACATCATGCAGATGTTCGACGCCGGTTCGGGCGACATGGTCCAGTCGCGCGGCGCCATCATCCCGGTGTCCGAGGTGTTCCAGCGCGCCGGCATCCCGTTCAACCCGGCCGACTTCATCGCCCCGGCGCGTGGTTACTACGGTCTGCCCAATGGCGATCTGCTCTCGATGCCCTTCAACGTCTCGACCGCGGTGCTGTTCTACAACCAAGACGCCTTCCGCCGCGCCGGGCTGGACCCGAACCGGCCGCCGCGCACTTGGCCCGAAATGATCGCCGCCGCCAACCAGATCCGCAGCACCGGCGCCGCCGAATGCGGCTTCACCACCACCTGGCTGGCCTGGATCATGCTCGAGCAGTTCAACGCCCGCCACAACCAACAGATCGGCACCCTCAACAACGGCCGTGGCGGCGCGGGCACCGTCCTGACGGTCAACAACCCGCTCAACCAGCGCATGATCCAAACGCTGGTGGACTTGCAAGCCACGCGCGCCTTCTCCTACGGCGGGCGCTCGAACGACGCCGCCGCCAAGTTCATCAGCGGCCAGTGCGCCATGCTGCTGCAATCTTCTGGCGGTTTGGCCGCGATCCAGCGCGACGGCCGCTTCCAGCTCGCGACCGCGCAGTTGCCGCACTGGCCCGATGTGCAGGGTGCGCCCTTTGCCACCACCATCGGTGGCGCCTCGATGTGGGTGTTCAACGCCCCCAACCGCAGCGCCAACGAGCTGCGCGGCGTGGCCATGTTCCTCGACTTCCTGCGCTCCGACCGCGTGATGACCGAATGGGCCCGCACCACCGGCTTCCTGCCCGCCACCAACAGCTCCTTCCGCGCCATGCAGCAGGCCGGTTTCTTCACCCAGAACCCGGGCCGCGACGTGCCCATCCTGTCGCTCATCGAAGCGCGCCAAGGCGAGCACACCCAAGGCTATCGCTTTGGCCGCTGGACCGAAATCCGCGACATCTACCACGAAGAAGTCGAGCGCGCCCTGCAAGGCCGTCAGACCGCCGCCCAGGCGCTGATGAACTTCGAGCGCCGTGGCAACGCCCAACTGCGCGCCTTTGAGCGCTCGGTCAACTAA
- the ugpA gene encoding sn-glycerol-3-phosphate ABC transporter permease UgpA — MQRKVIFPNRWLPYALLAPQLVVTLIFFIWPSLQALLMAFQEQDPFGLSVRFVGFDNFRTVLTDPAYYESLWRTLLFASAVTLLAMVPALLLALAADALLRARSAYTTALMIPYAIAPAIAGVLWLFMFNPAIGVVAYWVQALGVDWNPTLDGSDAMLLVILASAWKQVAYNFLFFLAGLQSIPKSLLEAAAIDGAGPWRRFRTIVFPLLSPTTFFLLVVGLVYAFFDTFGVIHAVTQGGPAAATETLVYKVYTDGMIALDLGGSAAQSVLLMLMVIGLTLLQFRFLERRVHYS; from the coding sequence ATGCAAAGAAAAGTCATATTCCCCAACCGCTGGTTGCCCTACGCCTTGCTGGCCCCGCAACTGGTCGTTACGCTGATCTTCTTTATCTGGCCCAGCCTGCAAGCGCTGCTGATGGCCTTTCAGGAGCAGGACCCGTTCGGCCTGTCGGTGCGCTTCGTCGGCTTCGATAACTTTCGCACCGTGCTCACCGACCCGGCCTACTACGAGTCGCTCTGGCGCACCCTGCTCTTTGCCAGCGCCGTGACGCTGCTGGCCATGGTGCCCGCGCTGCTGCTGGCCTTGGCCGCCGACGCCCTGCTGCGTGCGCGCTCCGCCTACACCACCGCGCTCATGATTCCCTACGCCATTGCGCCGGCCATAGCCGGGGTGCTGTGGCTGTTCATGTTCAACCCGGCCATCGGCGTGGTGGCCTACTGGGTGCAGGCGCTCGGGGTGGACTGGAACCCCACGCTTGACGGCAGCGACGCCATGCTGCTGGTCATCCTGGCCTCGGCTTGGAAGCAGGTGGCCTACAACTTCTTGTTCTTTTTGGCCGGCTTGCAGTCCATCCCTAAGTCGCTGCTGGAGGCGGCGGCCATCGACGGCGCCGGACCGTGGCGGCGCTTTCGCACCATCGTCTTTCCGCTGCTCTCGCCCACCACCTTCTTCTTGCTCGTGGTCGGCCTCGTCTATGCCTTTTTCGACACCTTTGGCGTGATCCACGCCGTCACGCAGGGCGGCCCGGCGGCGGCCACCGAAACGCTGGTCTACAAGGTCTATACCGACGGCATGATCGCGCTCGACCTCGGCGGTTCGGCGGCGCAGTCGGTGCTGCTGATGCTGATGGTCATCGGCCTGACGCTGCTGCAGTTTCGCTTCCTCGAGCGCCGGGTGCATTACTCTTAA
- the ugpE gene encoding sn-glycerol-3-phosphate ABC transporter permease UgpE, which yields MNHSPSHTLPGQFLAHAVIWIGLAITALPLYIAFVASTLSNPEIAQAPMPMLPGDQAWENYSRVLIEGMQGNFLSPPVWVMLLNSLIMALVIAVGKISVSLISAYAVVFFRFPGRMFCFWLIFITLMLPVEVRILPTFEVVTQLGLLNTYAGLTLPLIASATATLLLRQFFLTLPDELVEAAKMDGAGPLRFFWDVVLPLTRTQLAALFVIMFVYGWNQYLWPLLIVTDQNLDTIVVGIAKQIGTGDAATDWNVVMATTLLALLPPALVVLLMQKWFVKGLVDSEK from the coding sequence ATGAACCACAGCCCCTCGCACACCCTGCCGGGCCAGTTTCTGGCCCACGCCGTGATCTGGATCGGCCTCGCCATCACGGCCTTGCCGCTCTACATCGCTTTCGTTGCTTCCACCCTCAGCAACCCCGAAATCGCCCAAGCCCCCATGCCCATGTTGCCCGGCGACCAGGCCTGGGAGAACTACAGCCGCGTGCTGATCGAGGGCATGCAAGGCAACTTCCTCTCGCCGCCGGTGTGGGTGATGCTGCTCAACAGCCTGATCATGGCGCTGGTGATCGCGGTCGGCAAAATCTCGGTCTCGCTGATCTCGGCTTACGCCGTGGTGTTTTTCCGCTTCCCCGGGCGCATGTTCTGCTTTTGGCTGATCTTCATCACGCTCATGCTGCCAGTCGAGGTGCGCATTTTGCCCACCTTCGAAGTCGTCACCCAGTTGGGCCTGCTCAACACCTACGCCGGCCTGACGCTGCCGCTTATCGCATCGGCTACCGCCACCTTGCTGCTGCGCCAGTTCTTCCTCACCCTGCCCGACGAGCTGGTGGAGGCCGCCAAGATGGACGGCGCCGGGCCGCTGCGCTTCTTCTGGGACGTGGTGCTGCCGCTCACGCGCACCCAGCTCGCGGCCCTGTTCGTGATCATGTTCGTCTATGGCTGGAACCAGTACCTGTGGCCGCTGCTGATCGTCACCGACCAAAACCTCGACACCATCGTGGTCGGCATCGCCAAGCAGATCGGCACCGGGGATGCCGCCACCGACTGGAACGTGGTCATGGCCACCACCCTGCTGGCGCTGCTGCCGCCCGCGCTGGTGGTGCTGCTGATGCAGAAGTGGTTCGTCAAAGGGCTGGTGGACAGCGAAAAATAA
- the ugpC gene encoding sn-glycerol-3-phosphate ABC transporter ATP-binding protein UgpC, which produces MAALTLKQVKKTYGIGPTAVPVIHGVDAQIADGEFVVIVGPSGCGKSTLLRMVAGLESITAGEIAIGPRVVNQVEPAQRDIAMVFQNYALYPHMSVFDNMSYGLRIRGLPAAEIRQRVDQAARILELSHLLERKPGHLSGGQRQRVAMGRAIVRQPQVFLFDEPLSNLDAKLRAQTRLEIQKLHRELGITSLFVTHDQVEAMTLAQRMMVMNAGRVEQMGTPTEVYENPASLFVAGFMGAPPMNLLRHASGVRPGTVLGIRPEHLQIGEQGWDTVVDSVELLGAERLIHARLGEELLTIRVSAQRAIPDLGQALRVQPQSEFIMTFDAASGLRRT; this is translated from the coding sequence ATGGCTGCGCTGACCCTCAAACAAGTCAAAAAAACCTACGGCATCGGCCCCACGGCGGTGCCTGTCATTCATGGTGTCGATGCCCAGATCGCCGATGGCGAGTTCGTCGTCATCGTCGGCCCCTCGGGCTGTGGCAAGAGCACCCTCCTGCGCATGGTAGCCGGCCTGGAGTCGATCACCGCAGGCGAGATCGCCATCGGCCCGCGCGTGGTCAACCAGGTCGAACCGGCCCAGCGCGACATCGCCATGGTGTTCCAGAACTACGCCCTCTATCCGCACATGAGCGTGTTCGACAACATGTCGTATGGCTTGCGCATCCGCGGCCTGCCCGCAGCCGAGATCCGCCAGCGTGTGGACCAGGCGGCGCGCATTCTGGAGCTCTCGCACCTGCTGGAGCGCAAACCCGGCCACCTCTCGGGCGGGCAGCGCCAGCGCGTGGCCATGGGCCGCGCCATCGTGCGCCAGCCGCAGGTGTTTTTGTTCGACGAGCCGCTCTCCAACCTCGATGCCAAGCTGCGCGCCCAAACCCGGCTCGAAATCCAGAAGCTGCACCGCGAGCTCGGCATTACGTCGCTGTTCGTCACGCACGACCAGGTCGAGGCCATGACGCTGGCGCAGCGCATGATGGTGATGAACGCCGGCCGCGTGGAGCAGATGGGCACGCCGACCGAGGTCTATGAAAACCCGGCCAGCCTGTTCGTGGCCGGTTTCATGGGCGCGCCACCCATGAACCTGCTGCGCCACGCCAGCGGGGTGCGCCCCGGCACGGTGCTGGGCATACGGCCCGAGCATTTGCAGATCGGCGAGCAGGGCTGGGACACGGTGGTCGATTCGGTCGAGCTGCTCGGGGCCGAGCGCCTGATCCACGCCCGCTTGGGCGAAGAATTGCTCACCATCCGCGTCTCGGCGCAGCGCGCCATCCCCGACCTCGGCCAGGCGCTGCGGGTGCAGCCGCAGTCCGAGTTCATCATGACTTTCGACGCTGCCAGCGGGTTGCGCCGTACTTGA
- the ugpQ gene encoding glycerophosphodiester phosphodiesterase, whose product MQPDMQAQAAWPYPFWIAHRGAGKERPENTLIAFEHGSACGYAMFECDVKLSADGVPFLLHDDTLDRTTRGRGQADALPWAELAQLDAGGWHSDDCAGEPLPTLADIAAYCQQQGAALNIEIKPMPGQEAATGHAVALAARQLWQGQTVPPLLSSFQPAALQAAQQAAPELPRALLLETPWSGWAAVAAELQCVAIVFQQRRLDASLMQQARAQGWRVLCYTANSAADVQRLRALGVDGIITDAMGWARSPAQA is encoded by the coding sequence ATGCAGCCCGATATGCAAGCCCAAGCCGCCTGGCCCTACCCGTTCTGGATCGCGCACCGTGGCGCGGGCAAGGAGCGGCCCGAAAACACGCTGATCGCGTTCGAGCACGGCAGCGCCTGCGGCTATGCCATGTTTGAGTGCGACGTCAAGCTCAGCGCCGACGGCGTGCCCTTTTTGCTGCACGACGACACGCTGGACCGCACCACCAGAGGCCGCGGCCAGGCCGATGCGCTGCCTTGGGCCGAACTGGCGCAGCTCGACGCCGGCGGCTGGCACTCCGACGACTGTGCGGGTGAGCCCTTGCCTACGCTGGCCGATATCGCCGCTTATTGCCAGCAACAGGGCGCGGCGCTGAACATCGAAATCAAGCCCATGCCGGGGCAGGAGGCCGCCACCGGGCACGCGGTGGCGCTGGCGGCGCGCCAGCTCTGGCAGGGCCAGACAGTGCCGCCGCTGCTCAGCTCGTTCCAGCCCGCTGCCTTGCAAGCGGCGCAGCAGGCCGCGCCCGAGTTGCCGCGTGCGCTGCTGCTCGAAACGCCTTGGTCAGGCTGGGCCGCCGTGGCGGCCGAGTTGCAGTGCGTGGCCATCGTGTTTCAGCAACGGCGCCTCGACGCGAGTCTGATGCAACAGGCGCGCGCCCAAGGCTGGCGCGTGCTGTGCTACACCGCCAACAGCGCCGCCGACGTGCAGCGCTTGCGTGCGCTGGGGGTCGATGGCATCATCACCGACGCCATGGGTTGGGCCCGCAGCCCTGCGCAGGCATAG
- a CDS encoding type III pantothenate kinase: MSLLALDVGNTRLKWALYERPAMGARMIAHGVQFLENIDKLTEGDWINLRPPRMVLGSVVASDAIKRRVEAQLEIWDAAPEWVVPSATEAGLVNGYDHPARLGADRWVAMIGARQRLLARQQLRPCVVVMVGTAVTVEAIDTEGRFLGGCILPGHGIMLRALESGTAGLHVPTGVVKPFPTNTSDALTSGGTFAIAGAVQRMVDQLRQHSGLEPVCLMTGGAAWKMAPSMTVPFELVDTLIFDGLLAIAHHRLAERASQRLANSTQ, translated from the coding sequence ATGAGCTTGCTGGCACTCGATGTAGGAAACACCCGTCTGAAGTGGGCGCTCTACGAACGTCCCGCCATGGGTGCGCGCATGATCGCGCACGGGGTGCAGTTTCTGGAAAACATCGACAAACTCACCGAAGGCGACTGGATCAACCTGCGCCCGCCGCGCATGGTGCTGGGCAGTGTGGTGGCCTCCGACGCCATCAAGCGCCGGGTCGAGGCGCAGCTCGAGATCTGGGACGCTGCCCCCGAGTGGGTGGTGCCCAGCGCCACCGAAGCCGGCCTGGTCAACGGCTACGACCACCCGGCGCGCCTTGGGGCCGACCGCTGGGTGGCCATGATCGGGGCCCGTCAGCGCCTGCTGGCGCGCCAGCAACTGCGGCCCTGCGTGGTGGTGATGGTCGGCACCGCGGTCACGGTGGAGGCGATCGACACCGAGGGGCGCTTTCTGGGCGGCTGCATCCTGCCCGGGCACGGCATCATGCTGCGCGCGCTCGAATCCGGCACGGCCGGCTTGCATGTGCCCACTGGCGTGGTCAAGCCCTTCCCCACCAACACCAGCGACGCCCTCACCAGCGGCGGCACCTTTGCCATCGCCGGGGCGGTGCAGCGCATGGTCGATCAGCTGCGCCAGCACAGCGGCCTAGAGCCGGTTTGCCTCATGACCGGCGGCGCGGCCTGGAAAATGGCCCCCAGCATGACGGTGCCCTTCGAGCTGGTGGATACGCTCATTTTTGATGGCCTATTGGCCATCGCGCATCATCGGCTGGCCGAGCGCGCCAGCCAGCGTTTGGCCAACTCCACCCAGTAG
- a CDS encoding M20 aminoacylase family protein — protein MSKFHPYILARAAQLATLRRDLHAHPELCFEERRSADVVADCLQQWGIEVHRGLGRTGVVGVLHGRDGGACGRAVGLRADLDALPMTELNTFAHTSVYPGKMHACGHDGHTAMLLAAAQCLAAEPDFEGTVVFIFQPAEEGGGGAREMIADGLFERFPVQAVFGLHNWPGLPVGTLALSPGPVMASSNEFKITVHGKGCHAAMPHLGTDPVLLACQLVQGFQSIVARNLKPVQAGVISVTMIHAGEATNVIPDHCVLQGTVRTFSLEVLDLIERRMRELCSHTAAAFGARTDFEFHRNYPPTVNSPDEVAFARSVMQDLVGAEQVLDQEPTMGAEDFAYMLQAKPGAYAFIGNGDGAHRGQHDAAGSLAGSHDVGPCTLHNPRYDFNDALIPLGGSYWVELAKRWLARSASR, from the coding sequence ATGAGCAAATTCCACCCCTACATTCTTGCCCGTGCGGCGCAACTGGCCACCTTGCGGCGCGACCTGCACGCCCACCCGGAGCTGTGCTTCGAGGAGCGGCGCAGTGCCGACGTGGTGGCCGACTGCCTGCAACAGTGGGGCATCGAGGTGCACCGCGGCTTGGGGCGCACCGGTGTGGTGGGGGTGCTGCACGGGCGCGATGGCGGCGCTTGTGGCCGCGCCGTGGGTCTGCGCGCCGACCTCGACGCGCTGCCCATGACCGAGCTCAACACCTTTGCCCACACCAGCGTGTACCCGGGCAAGATGCACGCCTGCGGGCACGACGGCCACACCGCCATGTTGCTGGCCGCAGCCCAGTGCTTGGCGGCCGAGCCCGACTTCGAGGGCACGGTGGTGTTCATCTTTCAGCCGGCCGAAGAAGGTGGCGGCGGCGCACGCGAGATGATCGCCGACGGACTGTTTGAGCGCTTCCCGGTGCAGGCGGTGTTTGGGCTGCACAACTGGCCCGGCTTGCCGGTGGGCACGCTGGCGCTGAGCCCGGGGCCGGTGATGGCCTCCTCCAACGAATTCAAGATTACCGTGCACGGCAAGGGTTGCCACGCCGCCATGCCGCACCTAGGCACCGACCCGGTGCTGCTGGCGTGCCAGTTGGTGCAGGGTTTTCAGAGCATCGTGGCGCGCAACCTCAAGCCAGTGCAGGCGGGCGTCATCAGTGTGACCATGATTCATGCCGGTGAGGCCACCAACGTGATCCCGGACCACTGCGTGCTGCAGGGCACGGTGCGCACCTTCAGCCTCGAGGTGCTGGACCTGATCGAGCGCCGCATGCGCGAGCTCTGCAGCCACACCGCAGCGGCCTTTGGCGCGCGCACCGATTTCGAATTTCACCGCAACTACCCGCCCACCGTCAACAGCCCCGACGAGGTGGCTTTTGCCCGCAGCGTGATGCAAGACTTGGTGGGCGCCGAGCAGGTGCTGGACCAAGAGCCCACTATGGGCGCCGAAGATTTTGCCTACATGCTGCAAGCCAAACCCGGCGCCTATGCCTTCATCGGTAACGGCGACGGCGCGCACCGGGGCCAACACGACGCCGCCGGCAGCCTTGCTGGCAGCCACGACGTGGGACCCTGCACCCTGCACAACCCACGCTACGACTTCAACGACGCGCTGATTCCGCTCGGTGGCAGCTACTGGGTGGAGTTGGCCAAACGCTGGCTGGCGCGCTCGGCCAGCCGATGA
- a CDS encoding acyl-CoA-binding protein, with product MNTPLQSEFDAAVAASKELTQRPDNATLLKLYALYKQGSAGDNSSTKPGFADLVGRAKWDAWTALKGTDTDEAKRRYIDLIGSLE from the coding sequence ATGAACACCCCCCTGCAATCCGAATTCGACGCCGCCGTAGCCGCCAGCAAAGAGCTGACGCAACGGCCCGACAACGCCACTTTGCTCAAACTCTACGCGCTCTACAAGCAGGGCAGCGCGGGCGACAACAGCAGCACCAAGCCCGGCTTTGCCGATCTGGTGGGCCGCGCCAAGTGGGACGCTTGGACGGCGCTCAAGGGCACCGACACCGATGAGGCCAAGCGGCGCTATATCGATCTGATCGGCAGCTTGGAATAA
- the rfbB gene encoding dTDP-glucose 4,6-dehydratase, producing MTILVTGGAGFIGSNFVLDWLAQSDEPVINLDALTYAGNLENLASLEGDARHRFVHGSMGDRDLVQRLLAEHRPRAVLNFAAESHVDRSLHGPGAFIQTNVLGSYELLEAVRGHWAALPASDQAAFRFLHVSTDEVYGSLEPGAPAFTEQHPYQPNSPYSASKAASDHLVRAWHHSYGLPVLTTNCSNNYGPYHFPEKLIPLLIVNALAGKPLPVYGDGQQIRDWLYVQDHCSAIRRVLAAGQVGEVYNVGGGNEKPNLDIVHTVCALLDELRPKADGSSYKALITHVQDRPGHDRRYAIDAGKIERELGWRPTETFESGIRKTVQWYLAHPDWVAHVQSGSYREWVSQHYGEQAA from the coding sequence ATGACAATCCTCGTCACCGGCGGTGCCGGCTTCATCGGCAGCAACTTCGTGCTCGACTGGCTGGCCCAGTCTGACGAGCCGGTCATCAACCTCGACGCGCTCACCTACGCCGGCAACCTAGAAAACCTCGCCAGCCTCGAAGGCGATGCGCGGCACCGCTTCGTGCACGGCAGCATGGGGGATCGGGACTTGGTGCAGCGCCTGCTGGCCGAGCACCGGCCGCGTGCCGTGCTCAACTTCGCCGCCGAAAGCCATGTGGATCGGTCCCTGCACGGCCCTGGCGCCTTCATCCAGACCAATGTGCTGGGCAGCTACGAACTGCTCGAAGCCGTGCGCGGCCACTGGGCGGCGCTGCCCGCTTCCGATCAGGCGGCTTTTCGCTTCCTGCACGTCAGCACCGACGAAGTCTATGGCAGCCTGGAGCCCGGCGCGCCCGCCTTCACCGAGCAGCACCCCTACCAGCCCAACAGCCCCTACAGCGCCAGCAAAGCCGCCAGCGACCACCTGGTGCGCGCCTGGCACCACAGCTACGGCCTGCCGGTGCTCACCACCAACTGCTCCAACAACTACGGCCCCTACCACTTCCCCGAAAAGCTGATTCCGCTGCTGATCGTCAACGCCCTGGCCGGCAAGCCGCTGCCGGTGTATGGCGACGGGCAGCAAATCCGCGATTGGCTCTACGTGCAAGACCATTGCAGCGCCATCCGCCGCGTGTTGGCGGCCGGACAAGTGGGCGAGGTTTACAACGTGGGCGGCGGCAACGAAAAACCCAACCTCGACATCGTGCACACCGTTTGCGCTCTGCTCGACGAACTGCGCCCCAAGGCCGACGGCAGCAGCTACAAGGCGCTAATCACCCACGTGCAAGACCGCCCCGGCCACGACCGGCGCTACGCCATCGACGCGGGCAAAATCGAGCGCGAGCTGGGCTGGCGGCCAACTGAGACCTTCGAGAGCGGCATCCGCAAAACCGTGCAGTGGTATTTGGCGCACCCCGATTGGGTGGCGCACGTGCAAAGCGGCAGCTACCGGGAGTGGGTGAGCCAGCACTACGGGGAGCAAGCCGCATGA
- the rfbD gene encoding dTDP-4-dehydrorhamnose reductase: protein MSHTPPRILLLGKNGQVGWELQRSLAPLGELIALDRHPSPDPCNPQAPPLCGDLADLAGLARTVQQLRPQVIVNAAAYTAVDKAESEPALAQRINAEAPGLLAQLAHQSGAWLLHYSTDYVFNGSGHLPWREGDPVGPLNVYGHSKLAGEAAIVAAGRQHLIFRTSWVYAARGGNFAKTMLRLAQQRERLSVVDDQCGAPTGAELIADVSAHALAQVLRGSAEPGTYHLAAAGETTWHGYARHVIERARQLQPELGWRVQAIAAVPSSAFPTPAQRPHNSRLACSLLQRSFGLRLPPWQHGVERMLAELPS, encoded by the coding sequence ATGAGCCACACCCCACCACGCATCCTGCTGCTGGGCAAAAACGGCCAAGTCGGCTGGGAGCTGCAACGCAGTCTGGCCCCGCTGGGCGAGCTGATTGCGCTCGATCGCCACCCCAGCCCCGACCCCTGCAACCCCCAGGCCCCGCCCCTGTGCGGCGATTTGGCCGACCTGGCCGGCCTGGCGCGCACCGTGCAGCAGTTGCGCCCGCAGGTGATCGTCAACGCCGCCGCCTACACCGCGGTTGACAAAGCCGAGAGCGAGCCCGCGCTGGCGCAGCGCATCAACGCCGAAGCCCCGGGTCTGCTGGCGCAACTGGCGCACCAGAGCGGGGCCTGGCTGCTGCACTACAGCACCGATTACGTGTTCAACGGCAGCGGCCACCTGCCGTGGCGCGAGGGCGACCCGGTCGGCCCGCTCAACGTCTATGGCCACAGCAAGCTGGCCGGGGAGGCGGCCATCGTCGCTGCCGGGCGCCAGCATTTGATTTTTCGCACCAGTTGGGTCTATGCCGCGCGCGGCGGCAACTTCGCCAAAACCATGCTGCGGCTGGCGCAGCAGCGCGAGCGCCTGAGCGTGGTCGATGACCAATGCGGCGCCCCCACCGGTGCCGAGCTGATTGCGGATGTGAGCGCGCACGCCCTGGCCCAGGTGCTGCGCGGCAGCGCCGAGCCCGGCACCTACCACCTCGCCGCTGCGGGCGAAACCACCTGGCACGGCTACGCCCGCCACGTGATCGAGCGCGCACGCCAGTTGCAACCAGAGCTAGGCTGGCGCGTGCAAGCCATCGCCGCCGTTCCCAGCAGCGCCTTCCCCACCCCGGCGCAGCGCCCGCACAACTCGCGCCTGGCTTGCAGCCTGCTGCAACGCAGCTTCGGCCTGCGCCTGCCGCCGTGGCAGCACGGGGTAGAGCGCATGCTGGCCGAATTGCCCTCCTAA